DNA sequence from the Drosophila sechellia strain sech25 chromosome 3L, ASM438219v1, whole genome shotgun sequence genome:
GCTAATCGTTTGTTTATCCCTGATATAGGATATTTAAGGTTCTGTTGTGGATAAGAAGAGCTCAAAtggtatttattattattcagaAAATACATAGATAACTGAAAGAATCAACCGAAAAGCAATAACTAaggtttatgtttattttattttgtatatatatttatataatattacgATAGATATATTACGCATCAACATATACAtagaaaatattcaaatcgtttaaattaaaattaaagcatttaaaaaatCAAACATTAGAGGAATATCAACATTTAAGAGAAACAAAAGTTAAGGTTTGTCTGCTGGATGGCTAAAAGGGTATTCCCCGATCGGGCTAAAAATATAGTGGGATTGGAGTATTTCCTTTTTGACTGCGAATAGTCAAAAGGTAGCAAAAGTAAACTCGAGTTGACTAGATAGTGGATGTTGGTTAGTTATAGTTAACTTTTGACATGATCTCTGTGCTCGAACGGATCTGCTTTTACCGaacaaaaagtataaaaatgGTGCTAAGCTCATATACTTCTCAGAACTGCTGCTGAACTAAGATTAATGGCAATTAATCTTTTCACATAACTGATTCATTTAAAAGGTACTTTATCTGGCAGATACACAATCTTAATAGCCCGATCCCACTGGCAATCGCTTTCGCATGACAAACAAACCTAGGAACAAACCAAATAAAATTGGGAAAGTAACTAAAAACAGAAGAAGACATTGAAGAAACTGATCTGAGTTTTAGTTTGTTATCACTTGCTCTTCTTATAACATACGACTAACAACTATCTTTGGGATTCATTCGAACCTTGCTGCTGGCTTTTGTTCTAGTTCGCACTACTCTGGTTTGATTCTTTAGTTTTTTGTGGCGCTCTTACAGCTCCTCTTGCCCTTCACTAACCCTTCAATCTTTTCCGTTCAttctataaaaatataaacaatgtTTGCCTTCCTTGGAAGGGTAGGGTGGTTCGACTTATCGACGTGCAGGGACTGAAATATTCTTGTGGGAGTTATGTAATTTCTTGACATTTCGTACGATAGTTCTTCTTGTTAGTAACAGCTCTTAAGTTGCAAAATATCAAAACTTAATCTGCCTTTGACTGAAAATTTCATTCCAAATTAGTTCCAAATGTGTTGATACGTTACGTTAAgaattgccaaaaaaataCTTAGTTCCTTGTGGATTTTCTAACAAAAAATCCAATCACCCTAATGAAGAGCTAGCCCCACGAAGGTTGGTATTCTGATCTGTGATCTCTGACTGGGCGGTCATATGGGACTGCTGGGATTTGATTTCTTACTGGGACGTAGACACCACGACAAGGCCCGGAAACTTTCCCAGATCTTGGTGTCGTGTCGTTGGATTGGGCATGGTGGGGGGGATGGATTCTAGACGGGATGCCAGTGCCTTTAGTGCGGGCCCATCGCCACCGGTTAGTAGAAGGAGCTGCACCAGGCATCGCCCGCCGTGGGGCTTAGCAATCCGACCAGACTGGCACTATGGCCGGTGGATACGGCGCCAGTCGCCACAGACGGAGGCGATGCCGTGGAGCCGCCGACGGTATGTGTCGAGCTGGGCAAACACTGGAAGCAGTAGTTGGCCCCGTAGTTGTTGTCCCAGAACTGTTGGCCCTTGCACTGGAACCTTACGGCGAACTCCAGCCTCTGGCCCACGTGCAGCGAGTTGCCGAACAGCACGAAGGTGAAGATGTCGGAGAAGCCATCGCAGGAGTTCTCCACGTAGTTGGCCTGCAGGTCGGCGTAGCTCCTCCATCCGTCCAGCGAGTACCTTATGTGCACCGACTTGTGAAAGTCCAGATTGCGCACGCGCACCGATCCGGATATCGTCTGGTTGATGTTATCCGTCACGGCAGCGTTCTCCAGGGAAACCTGCTTCTCCCGGACCGCATCGAGGAACTTGGGCAGGCCCCCTGGCTGCTGGAAGAGAGGCATCAGTAGCTTGTCGGACTTGGGGCCGAGCTGAAGTGGCGGCTCCGACTCCAGGATCTCTAAGTCTTCGAACGCCGATTTCGGTATGGTGGGTATCTCGTCCAGGAAGGTCTTCACATCGGCCAGATCCAAGCCAAGGACGTCGGCAAACCTCACTATCTTCTTGCGACCCGGAGTTCCGGGTGGTGTCTTTCCCGTTTTCAGGGAGGAACAACGCCTGATGCGCTGGGGTCTACAATCGTCTTCATCATCTGTGGTATCGACTGTGGCACCCCGACTGGGGGCACCAGTCTTTTCCACAGCCTCAGTGGCATCCTGTTTGGCCTGTTCGATTTGGGCCAGGTCCACATTTACGGTGAGATTACTGGCCGACTTGTCTGTTTCATCCACACCACTGTCTGGCGAGAGCTCATCATTCTTGCTTTCCTCTGGTGATCTTTCCAAAGTGGTTACCTCGGTGGGGATTGATTCTGTGGCGGATTTGTGGTTGATTTCCACTTGAACTGTATCGTTGGAGTTTTTCTCTTGAACCCTTTCATCGGACGCGTCCTCTTGGACTCTGTCTTTAAGGGATTCTTCTTGAACTCCTTCGAATGGCGTTTCTTCTATAACCCTTTGCTGGGAGCTTTCTTTTTGAACTCTATCATTAGGTGATTCCTCTTGGGTTCTGTCAGTGGAGGCTTCTTCTTGTGGAGCAACGATTACATTTGGAGCTCTGTTTGTAGTACCAGCTACCTCCAGGACGTCCTTCAGTTCCagctcctccacctcctcgaGATGCCCATTGGTGAGCTTGCCCTCCTCGGAACTTGTCTGATCCACTTCCGTCAAACTGATGCTGTGCTTTTGGAGCTCACTGAGGATCTGGGCCTGCAAGAAGGTCTCGTCCTCCTGCACCGCATCCTGGCCAGctggctgctcctcctgcacTCCATTGGCCAGTCCATGCCTTCCGTTCAGTTGCAGGGTATTCACATACTCCTTGAGTTCCGAGGCTGGCAGCGTCTGATCCTGGGCAGCTACAGCCTTGGATGTGGAAGGGGATGCGTCAAAGTACGGACCATCATTGCTGCTACTATGGCTGCTGGCCATTGAAGCGCAGGCATAGCCCGACTCCGCCGTGGAGTTGTGCGGCGTATTCGAGGCAGTTTCGATCAGGCGCAGGTACTCGCACTCGTCCACAGGACTCCCCGGCGACTCCAGCTCGCAGTCGAAGTCGAAGAAGGAGTCGGACTCATGGCGCAGTGGCTGCAGGTCCGTCACTGTCTGCTCCGAGTCGTGGGAGTTGACCCACGTGTTCGTGCTGGTTCCATTTATGATCGGCTCATCCTCCGCGTTGCCCTCGCCCTCCTCGGTTGTCTGCAAAGTGGAACACTCAATTAGTTTTGAATGTATAGACTATACATAACAAACCATATAATATAACTCATTTATGATTTTCCCCCCCATTAAGATTACATATATTCACCTGTGATCCCAAGGTGCGCAGCTTGGAGGACAGACTCCGTGCGAATGCCTCGGCTCTTCCGCGACATGAGGACATCCCTATGGTGGGTATGATGGAGATGATGCTGCAGGGCGGCCTGCTGTCCGGAGTGCTCGTGTGTGTCAGTGGTATATCGCCGGGATCGTTCATTTACGTCCGATCTGCGGAATATCTGCAAGTATAGAGTCATCGGGATATGTGACGTGAGTGATATATTGAAACGGGATGAgcaatttttaagtaaacaaataaattcgCACGAAATGTTGTTTTCCATCACTTTCCCTTTCCGCTTGTCGTTCCCATATTCCTGGTGGCATTTTAAAACAGCTGGGAAAATATCATCGCTGCGGTATATATGCTTTTATTATACTCAGAGCATTGTTCATTTCTCTTTCGTTGCCTGTGTCTTTCATTTGATTTAGTTGGTtgtcattaaaatttaaatagacTATTGAAAGAATTTctcgttttaatttgttctgtCTTGCCAAAATGTGCAAAATTTcgcagaaaatatttattatgaatAGGGTTGACAAATATACCATATTTGGTTATTATATCTGTCTTTCAGCTGAAGGATTTGCAAAGGATGTGGAAACCCTACTATTTCCGAGGATGTTCACTAGCGCCACCTGGCAGCGATAACAGTATGTGCTCATATGTGGAGGTAtcctttaaatttaataaatatttaaatttaataacgcagcgtattattattatcaaaaataaccTGCAAGGGTGACTATAATCTGTACATTGAGCAAAACTTAATATAGTTTCCAAGATCTTgtttatacggacggacagatgGACATGCGTACGGACGGACACTAGATAGCTGTCCTTCTAACTTTTAAACTTTAATTTCAGTACGTATCCTAATGTAAGACATCTTTAAAATCCCCAAAAGCAGAATATTTTCTTATATAAGTCAGGTGATGAAAACCCGTGATAGATTGTCCGATGTATCCAATGTATCAATGAACCGCCCGATGAACCGGATGACCACAACAAATTGTTAACACCTCACTGTCTTGCTCTTGGCAGATGGcaatgttattgttttcattttgcgGCGGCTGCACGTGCATTACCTTTGATCAGGTGCAAAGCCAAGCCACGCCCACTTAGGGATATGTTCGATGAGAGCGAGAGGGCGTGTTAATTGAGAGAGGAGGTGCCGCCCAATTAAGACATCAGagcttttattttcaaaattagaTGCGCCAATCAAGAGGAGACAAAGTCAATTGGCCTTGAACTTTTCGCGGCATTTCTTTTCATCTGCTTCGATTTTCCGTCCTTTTTCGTTTTATGTGTTTTACtttttatctttggcagcatgcataggaaatttaattaagcagtaaaatgattaaaaaaaagtaagaaaACTGACATTTCTTGCCTCGCCACATGGCGTCgacaaactttttaaataaacaaacgatCGTCGGACAATCGATCGATTAAGGAGGTCGAGATGCCGATCTCTTTTAAAATTTCCTTAAGTTTAAATGCAGATCTTTTGTACCTTTAGctacatatatagtatatgcaGATGCCTCTAGAGATGAGGTGGTGCCACTTATGGCAGATATTTCATGATTCACAGACTTCCCCTGCAACTCAGTACctttaataaacatttttcggCCTACAGATGGGCGGAATACTCTTTTGGCTTTGGGCCAATAGCCTAAATGCGTTTTGGGCGCTAATGACGTTGGGTCAAGAGAGGCATTACCAAACCGAATGCATACATAAAAAATCGTAATCGCTTTGAATTGTTGTCATTTACGTATTTGCAAAATTAAGATACCATTCTGAATATTTGCGATTTCTATAATTGAAACGTAGATTAATTTATATTCTAATTTAACTTTAAGTTTCGTTTTTTTTAGAATATTCTATAGTCCCATAATAATTGCTAGTGCAGCGTCGCGAGCTcacattttataaataaaatatatgcacagtgaaaagaaatgaaaataaataacatgAACACGAAATctataaataaaatctaaGAAAACATATGtctttggcttttattttacgGCCAAAGTAACATTTCCGTTTTTTCCTCTTATACATGatattttatttggcttgGCGAATTTAGGCCTCGTTTTGACGGTAACTGCGTAactgaaaatattttcttaattttttcttcAAGTTTTCGACTTAAGTTGATATACGCACTGACTCAAGAGGCACCCATAAAGCtgcttaattgaattaaattggGGAAAATGTACGGAATTGATGTTAAAGTGGACACCCCAGCGGCTCACGCAATAAAAAAGTTATTCGAATTATGCTTGATTGGTTCACAGTGGAAGTTTGCAAAAATAGGTAAAGGTGCCAATTTTGTACAGAAAGTAAAAGAATTCTCATTAATTATTACTCATATATGAAGTCTAAAATGGCATGAAAAGTATAGTATtctaaaacta
Encoded proteins:
- the LOC6618406 gene encoding glycogen-binding subunit 76A, with the translated sequence MNDPGDIPLTHTSTPDSRPPCSIISIIPTIGMSSCRGRAEAFARSLSSKLRTLGSQTTEEGEGNAEDEPIINGTSTNTWVNSHDSEQTVTDLQPLRHESDSFFDFDCELESPGSPVDECEYLRLIETASNTPHNSTAESGYACASMASSHSSSNDGPYFDASPSTSKAVAAQDQTLPASELKEYVNTLQLNGRHGLANGVQEEQPAGQDAVQEDETFLQAQILSELQKHSISLTEVDQTSSEEGKLTNGHLEEVEELELKDVLEVAGTTNRAPNVIVAPQEEASTDRTQEESPNDRVQKESSQQRVIEETPFEGVQEESLKDRVQEDASDERVQEKNSNDTVQVEINHKSATESIPTEVTTLERSPEESKNDELSPDSGVDETDKSASNLTVNVDLAQIEQAKQDATEAVEKTGAPSRGATVDTTDDEDDCRPQRIRRCSSLKTGKTPPGTPGRKKIVRFADVLGLDLADVKTFLDEIPTIPKSAFEDLEILESEPPLQLGPKSDKLLMPLFQQPGGLPKFLDAVREKQVSLENAAVTDNINQTISGSVRVRNLDFHKSVHIRYSLDGWRSYADLQANYVENSCDGFSDIFTFVLFGNSLHVGQRLEFAVRFQCKGQQFWDNNYGANYCFQCLPSSTHTVGGSTASPPSVATGAVSTGHSASLVGLLSPTAGDAWCSSFY